One part of the Prionailurus bengalensis isolate Pbe53 chromosome B2, Fcat_Pben_1.1_paternal_pri, whole genome shotgun sequence genome encodes these proteins:
- the PLN gene encoding cardiac phospholamban translates to MEKVQYLTRSAIRRASTIEMPQQARQNLQNLFINFCLILICLLLICIIVMLL, encoded by the coding sequence ATGGAGAAAGTCCAATACCTCACTCGCTCTGCTATAAGAAGAGCTTCAACCATTGAAATGCCTCAACAAGCACGTCAAAATCTCCAGAACCTATTTATAAATTTCTGTCTCATTTTAATATGTCTCTTGTTGATCTGCATCATTGTGATGCTTCTCTGA